In Carettochelys insculpta isolate YL-2023 chromosome 11, ASM3395843v1, whole genome shotgun sequence, a genomic segment contains:
- the H1-8 gene encoding histone H1.8 has protein sequence MDLKPAEVTKVPRISKIFACKTKSNHPPTLSMVIEALKAQNEKKGTSVIAIKRYILAKYPAVDPIRLKYLLKKALTKGLDHGYLIRPQNSLALGATGRFKLASEKPKLKKTSGKMAPAGEKAPKPEKAVARKPNAKVAADKKARSKDAQAKKPKPVSKKPKTKSTNGQPKAPAKSKGHGSAQDTVKGNKIPHTKEVPPGRAVGTKKATPKAKPAAGVGSTAAAEHRDKLGTSKVKGAVAAAKGEVRANLSKGENRPAKAKAAAGTKKTIAKGKPEAKGPVKGKGKKLEGAKDAGEGKAPKTGSKLSRKAN, from the exons ATGGACCTTAAACCAG CTGAAGTAACAAAAGTGCCCAGAATATCCAAGATCTTTGCCTGTAAGACCAAATCTAACCACCCACCCACTCTCAGCATGGTGATTGAAGCACTGAAAGCCCAGAATGAGAAAAAGGGCACCTCTGTCATAGCCATCAAGCGCTACATCCTTGCCAAGTATCCAGCTGTGGACCCAATAAGGCTAAAATACCTGCTGAAGAAGGCCTTGACTAAAGGTCTTGACCACGGCTACCTGATCAGACCCCAGAACTCTTTGGCGTTAGGTGCAACAGGAAGGTTCAAG CTAGCATCAGAGAAGCCCAAGCTTAAAAAAACCTCTGGGAAGATGGCTCCAGCTGGAGAAAAGGCTCCTAAACCAGAAAAGGCTGTGGCAAGGAAACCCAATGCCAAGGTGGCTGCTGATAAAAAAGCAAGAAGTAAAG ATGCCCAGGCGAAGAAACCGAAACCTGTGAGCAAGAAACCCAAGACCAAGTCCACGAAT GGCCAGCCCAAGGCTCCTGCTAAATCAAAGGGACATGGTTCTGCTCAGGACactgtgaaaggcaacaagatACCACATACAAAAGAAGTACCtccaggcagggcagtggggaccaAGAAAGCCACCCCCAAAGCAAAGCCAGCTGCTGGTGTGGGTAGTActgctgcagcagagcacagAGACAAGCTCGGCACTTCCAAAGTCAAGGGGGCAGTTGCAGCAGCGAAGGGAGAAGTAAGAGCTAACTTGTCTAAAGGTGAAAATAGGCCAGCCAAAGCCAAGGCAGCTGCTGGGACAAAGAAAACCATTGCCAAAGGGAAGCCTGAGGCAAAGGGCCCTGTGAAAGGCAAGGGGAAGAAGCTCGAGGGAGCCAAAGATGCAGGAGAAGGTAAAGCCCCTAAAACTGGCAGTAAGCTTAGCAGAAAAGCAAACTAG